The following proteins come from a genomic window of Frankia casuarinae:
- a CDS encoding NlpC/P60 family protein — translation MMGAAAAGVAERVLCLPVVGWFLGCSSGGSPSQTALDDIPPDYLNLYMQAAASCPGLSWTTLAAIGKEESDHGRSRLPGVVSGVNEAGAGGPMQFLATTFADVVAHHQLPAGGANPPSLYNPQDAVYAAAAYLCDNHVATDLTGAIFAYNHSDAYVAQVVTQATQYSSTSGFGADTAPSDAGYAAVLYAQGQIGIPYLWGGDGPAEGGFDCSGLTRAAYLAAGIDLPRTAQTQYEAGPVVPPGEPLQIGDLVYYGTATNIHHVAIYIGNGQMITAPGRGKVVKIAPYRWQGDDYFGATRPGT, via the coding sequence ATGATGGGGGCCGCCGCCGCTGGGGTGGCCGAACGCGTCCTGTGCCTGCCCGTCGTCGGCTGGTTCCTCGGCTGCTCCAGCGGCGGCAGCCCCAGCCAGACCGCGCTCGACGACATCCCGCCCGACTACCTGAACCTCTACATGCAGGCCGCCGCGAGCTGCCCCGGCCTGTCCTGGACGACCCTGGCGGCCATCGGGAAAGAAGAATCTGATCATGGTCGCAGTCGGCTGCCGGGCGTGGTCAGCGGCGTCAACGAAGCCGGCGCCGGCGGGCCGATGCAGTTCCTCGCCACCACGTTCGCCGACGTCGTCGCCCACCACCAGCTACCGGCCGGCGGCGCGAACCCGCCGTCTCTCTACAACCCCCAGGACGCCGTCTACGCCGCCGCGGCCTACCTCTGCGACAACCACGTCGCCACCGACCTGACCGGCGCGATCTTCGCCTACAACCACTCGGACGCCTACGTCGCGCAGGTCGTCACCCAGGCCACCCAGTACAGCTCGACCAGCGGCTTCGGAGCCGACACCGCGCCGTCCGACGCCGGCTACGCCGCCGTCCTCTACGCCCAGGGCCAGATCGGCATCCCCTACCTCTGGGGTGGAGACGGCCCGGCCGAGGGCGGCTTCGACTGCTCCGGCCTGACCCGCGCCGCCTACCTGGCCGCCGGGATCGACCTGCCCCGCACCGCTCAGACCCAGTATGAGGCCGGCCCCGTGGTCCCGCCGGGAGAACCGCTCCAGATCGGCGACCTCGTCTACTACGGCACCGCCACCAACATCCACCACGTCGCGATCTACATCGGAAACGGCCAGATGATCACCGCTCCAGGGCGGGGCAAAGTAGTGAAAATAGCCCCATACAGGTGGCAGGGGGACGACTATTTCGGGGCAACCAGGCCGGGCACGTAG
- a CDS encoding transcriptional regulator, producing MPTTSENRAYAREVGARLRTIRTQQGRSLQQVETLSRGRWKTAAVGSYERGDRMISVEGLAALADFYGVPAHELLPGGRPDPLPPRAARVVLNLPALAGVPDDDASPLRRWVAEIQRERGDYAGRVLSIREGDLRTLATLYTLDRSQLLDRLQQWKVLDPTSATPDLSDTV from the coding sequence ATGCCCACGACGAGTGAGAACCGCGCCTACGCCCGCGAGGTAGGCGCCCGACTGCGCACCATCCGCACCCAGCAGGGCCGTTCTCTCCAGCAGGTGGAGACCCTGTCCCGTGGCCGATGGAAGACCGCGGCGGTCGGCTCCTACGAGCGCGGCGACCGGATGATCAGCGTGGAGGGGCTCGCGGCGCTCGCCGACTTCTACGGCGTCCCCGCCCACGAGCTGCTGCCCGGCGGACGGCCTGACCCCCTCCCGCCGCGGGCGGCGCGCGTCGTGCTCAACCTGCCCGCCCTGGCCGGCGTGCCCGACGACGACGCCAGCCCGCTGCGCCGCTGGGTCGCCGAGATCCAGCGAGAACGCGGCGACTACGCCGGCCGGGTCCTCTCGATCCGCGAAGGGGACCTGCGCACCCTCGCGACCCTCTACACCCTCGACCGCAGCCAGCTGCTCGACAGGCTCCAGCAGTGGAAGGTGCTCGACCCGACGAGCGCCACCCCGGACCTCTCCGACACCGTCTGA
- a CDS encoding VirB4 family type IV secretion system protein — translation MSRRARRRTSAQAPSPSTRTVDAAAAAFVPDALTIAPRHLDVGGDYVATMAITGYPREVHAGWLAPLVTYPGRVDVAVHVEPIDPVTAANRLRRQLSKLESGRQLGDEKGRLVDPQVEAATEDAYDLSARVARGEGKLFRLGLYFTVHAASEAELADEVAAVRALAASLLLDAKPVSYRSLQGWVSTLPLGLDQVRMRRTFDTAALSAAFPFTSPDLPPADPTSLAPTGVLYGLNVASNGLVHWDRFGDVDNHNAVILGRSGAGKSYLVKLELLRSLYRGIEVHVVDPEDEYARLAAAVGASYLHLGADEVRINPFDLPIQTTPDGRRTAPRDALVRRSLFLHTVIAVLVGQLSAAERAALDVAITATYQAAGISSDPRSWNRPAPLLADLATTLASSNDPAAVALGARLHPFTAGAFSGLFNGPTTRRGDGHLVVYSLRDLADELKPIGTLLVLDAVWRRVSNPADRRPRLVVVDEAWLLMRQPAGADFLFRMAKSSRKHWAGLTVATQDTADVLATDLGKAIVTNAATQILLRQAPQAIDEITAIFDLSQGERQFLLSADRGQGLLAAGAQRVAFQALASQVEHRLVTTNPAELAADPDNAADDGFLDLAVPDDPTDDNGQIYLDAA, via the coding sequence ATGAGCAGACGAGCCCGACGCCGGACCTCCGCGCAGGCCCCCAGCCCGTCGACCCGGACAGTGGACGCTGCCGCGGCGGCGTTCGTCCCGGACGCACTCACGATCGCGCCCCGCCACCTGGACGTCGGCGGGGATTACGTGGCCACGATGGCGATCACCGGCTATCCGCGTGAGGTCCATGCCGGCTGGCTCGCCCCGCTGGTGACCTACCCGGGCCGGGTCGACGTCGCCGTGCACGTCGAGCCGATTGACCCGGTCACCGCGGCGAACCGGCTGCGCCGGCAGCTGTCGAAGCTGGAGTCCGGCCGGCAGCTCGGCGACGAGAAGGGCCGGCTGGTCGACCCGCAGGTCGAGGCGGCGACCGAGGACGCCTACGACCTGTCCGCCCGCGTAGCCCGCGGCGAAGGCAAGCTGTTCAGGCTGGGTCTGTATTTCACCGTCCATGCGGCCAGCGAAGCCGAGTTGGCCGACGAGGTCGCCGCCGTGCGGGCGCTGGCGGCCAGCCTGCTGCTGGACGCCAAGCCAGTCAGCTACCGCTCGCTCCAGGGCTGGGTCAGCACCCTGCCCCTCGGCTTGGACCAGGTGCGGATGCGCCGCACCTTCGACACCGCAGCCCTGTCCGCGGCGTTCCCGTTCACGTCGCCCGATCTGCCGCCCGCCGACCCGACCTCTCTGGCTCCGACCGGGGTGCTCTACGGGCTCAACGTCGCGAGCAACGGGCTGGTCCACTGGGACCGGTTCGGCGACGTCGACAACCACAACGCCGTCATCCTCGGCCGCAGCGGCGCCGGCAAGTCCTACCTGGTCAAGCTCGAACTCCTGCGCAGTCTCTACCGGGGCATCGAGGTCCACGTCGTCGACCCGGAAGACGAATACGCCCGGCTCGCCGCCGCGGTCGGCGCCAGCTACCTGCACCTCGGCGCCGACGAGGTGCGGATCAACCCGTTCGACCTGCCGATCCAGACCACCCCCGACGGGCGGCGCACCGCACCGCGCGACGCGCTGGTGCGGCGCAGCCTGTTCCTGCACACCGTTATCGCCGTCCTGGTCGGCCAGCTGAGTGCGGCCGAACGGGCAGCCCTCGACGTCGCGATCACCGCCACCTACCAGGCCGCCGGGATCAGCTCCGACCCGCGCAGCTGGAACCGGCCGGCACCGCTGCTGGCCGACCTCGCCACCACCCTGGCCAGCTCCAACGACCCGGCCGCGGTCGCGCTCGGCGCCCGGCTGCACCCGTTCACCGCCGGGGCGTTCTCCGGCCTGTTCAACGGGCCGACGACCCGCCGCGGCGACGGCCACCTTGTCGTCTACTCGCTGCGCGACCTTGCGGACGAGTTGAAGCCGATCGGGACGCTACTCGTCCTCGACGCCGTGTGGCGGCGAGTCTCCAACCCCGCCGACCGCCGTCCCCGCTTGGTCGTAGTCGACGAGGCATGGCTGCTCATGCGCCAGCCCGCTGGCGCGGACTTCCTGTTCCGCATGGCCAAGTCGTCCCGCAAGCACTGGGCCGGGCTCACCGTGGCCACCCAGGACACCGCCGACGTGCTCGCCACCGACCTCGGCAAAGCGATCGTCACCAACGCCGCCACCCAGATCCTGCTCCGCCAGGCACCGCAGGCCATCGACGAGATCACCGCCATCTTCGACCTGTCCCAGGGCGAACGGCAGTTCCTGCTGTCCGCCGACCGCGGACAAGGACTCCTCGCGGCGGGGGCACAACGAGTCGCTTTCCAAGCCCTGGCCTCGCAGGTCGAGCACCGCCTGGTCACGACCAACCCAGCCGAACTCGCCGCCGACCCCGACAACGCGGCCGACGACGGCTTCCTCGATCTCGCCGTGCCGGACGACCCGACCGATGACAACGGCCAGATCTACCTCGATGCCGCCTGA
- a CDS encoding TraM recognition domain-containing protein, with the protein MDLLAAATTTPSSPLTIYLTDPWGFLHQIFGQLRGWVAVWGPIAGPLLTLTAAGLVTLRRRLRRRYQQQLAAGARLVTVLAPPTVDPAGAGALWANLLGLLRPGWRRLIGQPHLVWEYQFTADGVRIQMWVPGVVPDGFVERAVEAAWPGAHTHTTPARAPLPVVARPGRRLLAAGGELRLARPEALPIRVDHDADPIRALLGAPGSLARNQRAAVQILARPVTGRRVARSRRAARRLRAGGSAHLIGGLLDLLTPRTGRTRQRRRTATTPVKVDPQTSLALSAEDRAIVTKQRGAQYEVRVRYAIAAILDDHTDDTTAAQVASQLRGRAHAIASAYAAYGDHNYYRRVRLRRPLPVLATRQFGRGDLLSVAELGALAHLPVDEATPGLQRAGAKAVAPPPGVAGPGPNVRPLGRTDAGRARPVGLRVPDARHHLHVLGATGAGKSELLARMTLDDVAARRGVVNVDPKGDQIIDILARYPTDALDRLVLFDAESNSRPPCLNPLDQPDRGRAVDNLVSIFSRVYADSWGPRTEDIFRAGLLTLAAQPGVPVLTDLPKLLTDTAYRHRALGEINDDILAGFWTWYESISDAARGHAVAPLMNKLRGFLLRPFVRAAIAAGPSTVDMDTVLNDGGVCLVRIAQDALGVETAALMGSIVVSAVWQATTRRARLPQGKRPDASLYLDEAHHFLTLPYALEDMLAAARGYRLSLTLAHQNLTQLPRHLEESIGANARSKIYFTVSPADAKRLARHTEPRLAEHDLANLGVFHAAARLVVGGEEAPAFTVVTEKLPPPVPGRAAQIRRDLRRRAATPAAPSPAGPGPRPTADPRRVA; encoded by the coding sequence ATGGATCTGCTCGCCGCGGCGACCACCACGCCGTCGTCGCCGCTCACGATCTATCTGACGGACCCGTGGGGCTTCCTCCACCAGATCTTCGGCCAGCTACGGGGATGGGTGGCGGTGTGGGGCCCCATCGCCGGCCCGCTGCTCACCCTCACCGCCGCCGGCCTGGTTACCTTGCGCCGGCGGCTGCGCCGCCGGTACCAGCAGCAGCTCGCCGCAGGCGCCCGCCTCGTGACCGTGCTGGCCCCGCCCACCGTCGACCCGGCGGGCGCGGGCGCGCTGTGGGCGAACCTGCTCGGCCTGCTCCGGCCCGGCTGGCGGCGCCTGATCGGCCAGCCGCACCTCGTGTGGGAGTACCAGTTCACCGCCGACGGGGTGCGCATCCAGATGTGGGTGCCCGGCGTCGTGCCCGACGGCTTCGTCGAACGCGCGGTCGAGGCGGCCTGGCCCGGAGCGCATACCCACACCACGCCCGCCCGCGCACCATTGCCCGTCGTGGCCCGGCCAGGCCGGCGGCTACTCGCCGCCGGCGGCGAACTGCGCCTCGCCCGCCCCGAAGCACTCCCGATCCGGGTCGACCACGACGCCGACCCGATCCGCGCCCTGCTCGGCGCGCCCGGCAGCCTCGCCCGCAACCAACGGGCGGCGGTCCAGATCCTGGCCCGGCCGGTCACCGGCCGCCGCGTCGCCCGGTCCCGCCGGGCCGCCCGCCGGCTGCGCGCCGGCGGCTCCGCGCACCTGATCGGCGGGCTGCTGGACCTGCTCACCCCCCGCACTGGCCGCACCCGGCAGCGCCGCCGGACGGCTACCACCCCGGTGAAGGTCGACCCGCAGACGTCGCTGGCCCTGTCCGCGGAAGACCGCGCCATCGTCACGAAACAGCGCGGGGCCCAGTACGAGGTCCGTGTCCGCTACGCCATCGCCGCGATCCTCGACGATCACACCGACGACACCACCGCCGCCCAGGTCGCTAGCCAGCTGCGCGGACGGGCGCACGCGATCGCGAGCGCCTACGCGGCCTACGGCGACCACAACTACTACCGCCGCGTGCGGCTGCGCCGTCCCCTGCCCGTCCTCGCTACCCGGCAGTTCGGCCGTGGCGACCTGCTCTCGGTCGCCGAGCTCGGCGCGCTGGCGCACCTGCCGGTCGACGAGGCGACCCCGGGCCTGCAACGCGCCGGAGCGAAGGCGGTCGCCCCGCCGCCTGGCGTCGCCGGGCCCGGCCCGAATGTGCGCCCGCTCGGGCGGACCGATGCCGGGCGTGCGCGTCCGGTCGGTCTGCGGGTCCCGGACGCCCGGCATCACCTGCACGTCCTCGGCGCGACCGGCGCCGGCAAGTCCGAACTGCTCGCCCGCATGACGCTCGACGACGTCGCCGCCCGTCGAGGGGTGGTCAACGTCGACCCGAAGGGCGACCAGATCATCGACATCCTCGCCCGCTACCCGACCGACGCCCTCGACCGCCTCGTCCTGTTCGACGCCGAATCGAACAGCCGGCCACCCTGCCTCAACCCGCTCGACCAGCCCGACCGGGGCCGGGCCGTCGACAACCTCGTCTCGATCTTCTCCCGGGTCTACGCCGACAGTTGGGGGCCGCGCACCGAGGACATCTTCCGCGCCGGCCTGCTCACCCTCGCCGCACAACCCGGCGTCCCGGTGCTCACGGATCTACCGAAACTCCTCACCGACACCGCCTACCGGCACCGGGCATTGGGCGAGATCAACGACGACATCCTCGCCGGCTTCTGGACCTGGTACGAATCCATCTCCGACGCCGCACGCGGCCACGCCGTCGCCCCACTGATGAACAAACTGCGCGGCTTTCTGCTGCGGCCGTTCGTGCGGGCCGCGATCGCCGCCGGACCCTCGACCGTCGACATGGACACCGTGCTGAACGACGGCGGGGTGTGCCTGGTCCGCATCGCCCAGGACGCCCTCGGCGTCGAAACCGCTGCCCTGATGGGCTCGATCGTCGTCTCCGCCGTCTGGCAGGCCACCACCCGCCGCGCCCGCCTCCCCCAAGGGAAAAGGCCCGACGCCAGCCTGTACTTGGACGAGGCGCACCATTTCCTCACGCTTCCGTACGCGTTGGAGGACATGCTCGCCGCCGCCCGCGGCTACCGGCTGTCCCTCACGTTGGCGCACCAGAACCTCACCCAGCTGCCTCGGCACCTGGAAGAAAGCATCGGCGCCAACGCCCGCTCCAAGATCTATTTTACGGTCAGCCCGGCGGACGCGAAGCGGCTCGCCCGGCACACCGAGCCCCGGCTCGCCGAACACGACCTCGCCAACCTCGGCGTGTTCCATGCCGCCGCCCGCCTGGTCGTCGGCGGCGAAGAAGCCCCCGCCTTCACGGTCGTGACCGAAAAGCTGCCGCCGCCGGTTCCCGGCCGCGCCGCCCAGATCCGCCGAGACCTGCGCCGCCGCGCCGCCACCCCCGCCGCACCTTCCCCTGCCGGTCCGGGTCCGCGCCCGACCGCCGACCCGCGCCGCGTCGCCTGA
- a CDS encoding replication-relaxation family protein → MAKPLPQRALRLPQRPAARVVADANHLANLTPHLSPRDRWITRLLYEHRVLTTHQLVHAAWTNRRTANERLLQLYRWRVIDRFQPLSPLGEGMPPAHYVCDVAGAAILAAEDGIDLAATGYRHDRALGVAYWPQLAHRVAVNGFFTHLIAHARQPNPPGTLTAWWSEARTRAAFGDIVRPDAYGRWTSRGSDLEWFLELDWATEPYARLAAKIDKYGRLASATGITTPVLFWFPTIGRETRARRALADAVAGLDQPHTVPVATTAATLAPPDDQLDPALARWLPLGASRPGRLTLDQLPRAWPRLPAPAPVSDRPDAISAGSGLRPPAPMPPAKYRG, encoded by the coding sequence ATGGCCAAGCCCTTGCCGCAACGCGCCCTACGCCTCCCGCAGCGTCCCGCCGCCCGCGTCGTCGCCGACGCCAACCATCTCGCGAACCTCACCCCTCACCTCAGCCCCCGCGACCGCTGGATCACCCGGCTCCTTTACGAACACCGGGTCCTGACCACTCATCAGCTCGTCCACGCCGCCTGGACCAACCGTCGCACCGCCAACGAGCGGCTCCTCCAGCTCTACCGCTGGCGTGTCATCGACCGCTTCCAACCCCTGAGCCCCCTCGGCGAGGGCATGCCCCCGGCGCACTATGTCTGCGACGTTGCCGGCGCCGCGATCCTCGCCGCCGAAGACGGCATCGACCTGGCCGCGACCGGTTACCGGCACGACCGGGCACTCGGCGTCGCCTACTGGCCCCAGCTCGCCCACCGCGTCGCGGTCAACGGCTTCTTCACCCACCTCATCGCCCACGCCCGACAGCCCAACCCGCCCGGCACGCTCACCGCCTGGTGGTCCGAGGCTCGCACCCGGGCCGCGTTCGGCGACATCGTCCGTCCCGACGCCTACGGACGGTGGACCAGCCGCGGCAGCGACCTGGAATGGTTCCTCGAACTCGACTGGGCCACCGAGCCGTACGCCCGCCTCGCCGCGAAGATCGACAAATATGGGCGGCTCGCCTCCGCGACCGGCATCACCACCCCGGTCCTGTTCTGGTTCCCCACCATCGGCCGGGAGACCCGCGCCCGCCGCGCGCTGGCCGACGCCGTTGCCGGGCTCGACCAGCCGCACACCGTCCCGGTCGCGACCACCGCGGCCACCCTCGCCCCGCCCGACGACCAGCTCGACCCGGCCCTCGCCCGCTGGCTGCCGCTCGGCGCCAGCCGCCCCGGCCGGCTCACCCTCGATCAGCTGCCCCGGGCCTGGCCCCGTCTGCCGGCACCCGCGCCGGTGTCGGACCGGCCGGATGCCATCTCCGCCGGGTCGGGCCTGCGCCCGCCTGCTCCGATGCCGCCCGCCAAGTACCGGGGGTGA
- a CDS encoding PrgI family protein translates to MTHPVRIPADVDREDRIMAGLTARQVLILALTAIVLYLAWAATRALLPLPVFALLAVPVAAGAGVLVLGQRDGLSLDRMLVAAIRQRTSPRHRINAPEGVIPPPSWLAARATSSSGDRRPAAGGQSAAPLRLPARTVTTNAGVGVIDLGPDGLAVVAVASTVNFALRTPGEQDGLVAVFARYLHSLTAPVQILVRAMPADLTDQIRQLDDAADQLPHPALAHAAREHATYLAQLADEMQLLTRQVLLVLREPLVAAGPVDGLGGASPLAALSGRRAAARDARRAGAAIRRAAHTRLARRLAEATDLLAPAGIVVTPLDAGTATSVLAAACNPAGLVPPAALAAPDDVITADVPEPVDSYSAYQPDTDDGFLDDAGFDDPDAAVGAGYGDRFDDADGDGPLNDPDFWDPPALRPPAGRSDGGSRRPARHTARRGHAR, encoded by the coding sequence ATGACGCATCCCGTACGAATTCCCGCCGATGTTGATCGCGAAGATCGGATCATGGCGGGCCTGACCGCCCGGCAGGTGTTGATCCTCGCGCTGACCGCGATCGTGCTCTACCTCGCCTGGGCCGCGACCCGTGCCCTGCTGCCGTTGCCGGTGTTCGCGCTGCTCGCCGTCCCGGTCGCCGCGGGCGCCGGCGTCCTCGTCCTGGGCCAGCGCGACGGGCTGTCCCTCGACCGGATGCTCGTCGCCGCGATCCGCCAACGCACCAGCCCACGACACCGCATCAACGCCCCCGAAGGAGTGATTCCGCCGCCGTCCTGGCTGGCCGCCCGCGCCACGAGCAGCTCCGGTGACCGACGGCCGGCCGCGGGCGGGCAGAGCGCGGCGCCGCTGCGGCTACCGGCCCGCACCGTCACCACCAACGCCGGGGTCGGCGTGATCGACCTCGGGCCGGACGGGCTTGCGGTCGTCGCGGTCGCGAGCACGGTGAACTTCGCGCTGCGCACGCCGGGCGAGCAGGACGGGCTGGTCGCCGTGTTCGCCCGCTACCTGCACTCCCTGACCGCGCCGGTGCAGATCCTCGTGCGGGCCATGCCCGCCGACCTGACCGACCAGATCCGTCAACTCGACGACGCCGCCGACCAGCTGCCCCACCCCGCGCTCGCGCACGCCGCCCGCGAACACGCCACCTACCTGGCCCAGCTCGCCGACGAGATGCAGCTGCTGACCCGCCAGGTCCTGCTGGTCCTGCGAGAGCCGCTCGTGGCGGCCGGCCCGGTCGACGGGCTCGGGGGCGCATCCCCGCTGGCCGCACTGTCCGGCCGACGGGCGGCGGCCCGCGACGCCCGCCGCGCCGGAGCGGCCATCCGACGGGCCGCGCACACCCGGCTCGCCCGCCGGCTCGCCGAGGCGACCGACCTGCTGGCACCGGCCGGGATCGTGGTCACGCCGCTGGACGCGGGCACGGCGACCAGCGTGCTGGCCGCTGCCTGCAACCCGGCCGGCCTGGTGCCGCCGGCCGCGCTCGCGGCCCCCGACGACGTCATCACCGCCGATGTCCCCGAGCCCGTCGACAGCTACTCGGCCTACCAGCCCGACACCGACGACGGCTTCCTGGACGACGCCGGGTTCGACGACCCGGACGCGGCGGTCGGAGCCGGCTATGGCGACCGGTTCGACGACGCCGATGGGGACGGCCCGCTCAACGACCCCGACTTCTGGGACCCGCCCGCCCTGCGCCCGCCGGCCGGGCGTTCCGACGGCGGCTCCCGACGGCCAGCACGACACACGGCGCGCAGGGGACACGCCCGATGA